The Reinekea forsetii genome contains the following window.
CCTGATCTTTACGGTCTTGTTTGTCGGTGGCTTAATTGCGCTGGTAAGCATAGTCGCCTAAGCGCTGCGCATGCAAAATCTGCCGGGCCGAAACAAAAAAAAGGGCTTCAGCCCTTTTTTTTGTAATGCATGCAAGGTGGCGAATCTAGACCCCAGCAACCCAATAGACGGCCGTCACAACCACGGTAAAGATGACAACAACCGCGGCAATCGCATCGGCTTGTGAATCGCTCATTTTTGATTTGCTAATGGACATATTCTCTCTCTTTCTTGTTTTTTTGATCTAACCCGTTTCACCGACTTATAGGTAGGTGCTCGCAGAGCATTTAATAGGCTTTTGATACGTTCCGCAACCCGCTTTATATAACGTTATCGTCTTAAATTATGAAACTTTAATACTTCAGAGAATAAAGAACCTTCTGTATAGTACGTGGATATAGGGTCGGCTGTGGTCGATCGGCTTGATTTCCGTTTCTGATGAGGGTGCTACATGTACGTTTACGACTCGTATGACCAACAAATCGTTGATCAACGCGTTGCGCAGTTCCGAGAACAGACGGAGCGCTTCCTGACTGGTGATTTAAAACCCGAAGAATTTCTGCCGCTGCGCCTGCAAAATGGTCTCTATGTGCAGCGTCATGCGCCGATGCTGCGCATCGCCGTACCCTATGGTTTGATGTCCGCTCGCCAGTTGCGCACCATTGCTGATGTCAGTCGGCAATTCGATAAGGGTTATGTCCATTTCACCACCCGGCAGAACATTCAATTGAATTGGCCGGCGCTGGAAGATGTACCCGATATCTTGGCCGAATTGGCCGCTGTGCAAATGCATGCGATACAAACGTCGGGTAACTGTATCCGTAACACCACCACGGACCAATTTGCTGGGGTTATGCCCGATGAGGTCGAAGATCCACGTCCCTGGTGTGAAATTATCCGCCAATGGTCGACCTTACACCCAGAATTTGCCTATTTACCGCGCAAATTTAAAATTGCCGTCAATGCAGCCACCACGACCGACAGGGCCGCGATCCGCTTCCACGATATAGGCCTGCAGTTGGTTAAAAATGCCGATGGCGTCGTGGGTTTTCAGGTATTCGTGGGCGGCGGACTTGGGCGTACGCCCCTTCCTGGGCAAGAAATACGCGCCTTTTTGCCCAAGGAAGACCTGCTGACCTACTTGGAAGCAATTCTACGGGTATACAACCTGAACGGTCGTCGAGACAATAAATACAAGGCTCGAATTAAGATTTTAGTTAAGGCCCTCGGCATCGACGCTTTTAAGGCTATGGTCGAAGAGCAGTGGCAGGTCAATAAGGGTGGCGCCGCGACGCTAACCGATGCTGAAATTGATCGAGTCGGGCAATTCTTTACCGATCCGAACTATGCTGCCCTAACCGATCAAAGCGACCTGCTAGGGCAGCAGCGCTTTGCCCACGACGGTTTTAACAAGTGGTTGAGCTATAATGTCGAGGCGCACAAGCAACCCGGCTACGCCGCGGTAACCTTGGCACTGAAAAAGACCGGATATGCCCCTGGCGATGCGACCGCGGAACAATTAGACGTGGTGGCGGACTTGGCCGATCAGTACTCCTTTGGCGAGCTACGAGTGAGTCACCAACAAAACCTTATCCTCGCCGACGTCAAACAAGCTGACCTACTGATTCTCTGGCAACGACTCGATCAACTGGGCTTTGCCGATCCGACGGTTGGCACCCTAAATGATGTAATTTGCTGCCCTGGGGGTGACTTCTGCGCCCTGGCCAATGCCAAGTCGATCCCCATAGCCGAGGCGATCCAGTTACAGTTTGATGATCTGGACTATCTCCACGACCTGGGCAATATCGATCTGAATATATCCGGTTGTATGAACGCTTGTGGCCATCACCATATCGGCCATATCGGTATCTTAGGGGTCGACAAAAAGGGCGAGGAATTTTATCAAGTCTCACTGGGCGGGGATAGCGGCATCGATGGTCGAGTTGGCAAGATATTGGGGCCTTCAGTTAAGGCCGACCATATTACCGAGGTCGTGCAGCAGGTGATAGATGTCTTCTTAGCCCAACGTCAGCCGCAAGAACCCTTTATCGACGTGGTTCAGCGCATCGGGCTAACACCTTTTAAGGAGGCTGTTTATGCACCATCTCATTAAGGACGGGGTACGGATCGCTCATGACCCTTGGCAAATACTTGCAGGCGATTACAGTGCTAACCTGCCCAACGGATCGCTCCTGCCGGTTTCATTGTGGACCGAACGGGGGCCTGAGCTTTGCCAAGCAACGGCCGAACTGGGGGTTTATATTCGGGAAAATGAAGACCTAAGCGGTCTAATAGACTATTTGCCAACGATTGCCGTGGTCGCTTTTCAGTTCGGTAAGGTCGCCGATGGCCGTGCCTTCAGTTACGCCCGTCAACTGCGCGAGCAGTTTGGTTATAGCGGTGAAATACGTGCTACCGGAGACTTTATGCCCGACCAAGTCGGCTATTTAGAGCGCTGTGGCTTTAATGCCTTTGCTTGCCGAAGTGCCGCAGAGCAACAGACAGCCTTGTTAATACGAGCCGCCCTGCCCGTCAATTATCAGGCCGATGTGCAACAAAGCCAACCGCTCTTTCGACGTCGCTAAGCGGCGGCCAATAAAGAGAGCCGTAACGGGCTCTTTTTTTTGACTTCCCACTGAAAGCTGTATATAAATACAGGTACTGGAATTTCATACAGTATAGAGGTCGATATGATAGCCGCTCAGCAACATGCCCAGCTTAACCAACACTTTTTGCTCTCCATGGGCAAAAAAGCCAGATCCTTTGTGGAGTTCCATGCCTATGACTCCCCATTACTGAATCAATGGCACCATCTGATTGCATCGATGCGCGCCAACGCTAATAAGCGTCAATGGGTTACCCTAATCAATCCACCCTTCATTCCCAATGATCAGTATCTGAATGAAATTGGGCTCGGGGACTATTATGTTCGGATCATCCGCTTGGCCCAAAACAGTGAGGCCACAACTCGATATATCCAACGTTGCGTGCAAAATGGCAAAAGCTCGATCGTGGCGGTGTGGTCAAACAGCGTTGATGAGCTGCCCGAGGTGTTATTAAATGAGTCGCCCCTAGGCTGCCAAGCCTTGGTGTTTTCGGCCGGCAACCAGGCACAATTCCGGGATCAACAGCTGGAAATAGCTTTTTAATTTAGTACATAAGTATCAGAAGCTAGACCGGCTAAAACCGGTCCGCTCGATAAGGCCCGATTGGAATATCACTGGGTAGCCCTTGAATCGTTTGCGCGAGCAAATGCCCAGTGGCGGCACTCTGAGTCATCCCTAGGTGGCCATGGCCGAAGGCCAGGGTTAGGTTCGGCCAACGCGGATGGGCGCCGATGACCGGAACGGAGTCTGGTAACGAGGGCCGAAAACCTAGCCAGGTCGATTGTTCGGTAAAGTCGACAGAGGGCAAGATCTGCCGCGCGATGGCCACTTTACGGCGCACCCAAGCAAAGTCCGCCGGGGCGTCCAAGCCGGCTAATTCTACTCCAGCGGTCATCCGTAAACCGTCATCCATAGGCGACAGCACCAGATGTTTTTCCATATGCATCACCGAACGCGAGAGTTCACTGTGGCCGCTAAACTGCAGGTGATAACCGCGCTCTGTTTCCAGGGGGAAAGTATCACCCAGGGTGGCCAATAAGCGCTGTGACCAGGCCCCAGCACAGACCGTTAAGGCGCTGCAGCGATGCTTGAGATCTGGACCGGTGACGACAAACTGGTCCGCTTCCGGCTTGATTTCGCGGGCTTCACCTTGCAGGAAGATCACCCCCCGGCGCTGCAACTGATCCGCCAAGCGTATCAAGAGCCTATGCGGTTGGCGTATGGTTTGCGCTTGGCTTTGCAACATGCCGTGGCGAAACTGGTGGCCCAATGAGGGTTCGAGTTGACGCACTTCATCGGCGGTCAATTGTTGATAGCTCAGCCCAACGGCGTCCAGATAAGGTTTTTGAGTCGCCATGGCAGCCATGGCGGCATCGCTTTCAAACAACTTCAACCAGCCGCTATCGCGAAATTCATCCTGCAGATTGAGGTCCGATATCAGTGCGCGCCAATTGCGGTTCGACAAGGCATTTAATTTGCTGATCGCCTGGGCATTTTGATCCTGCCGATGCGCGCTCGACTCGCGTAACAGGCGCACCAACCAAGGCATGATTGCCAAGCGATAACGCCAGGGTATAGATAGGCTGGAGTCGGCCGTGACCAGCATCTTCAAGCCTTGCCAGATTAAACCCGGCTCACCCAGCGGCATAACACTGCCCACCGCCAGGACCCCCGCGTTACCGTATGAGGCCTGGCCGTCGTCGCCCGGTACCAAGCGATCTATTACCGTCACTTGGCGACCGGCCTCAGACAGATAGTAGGCGCACATCAAACCGATGATTCCGCCGCCAACAATAGTGTGCTGCGCCATGGGCAACCTCGAAAAAGTATTGATAAACGGGCCGTCATCGCACCGCCGACTGTTTGTTGCGCACAGAGGGCAACTGATGAGCAGAGTGTCACTGCTGCACCGACAAGTCCAGCCACCTTTTGAGTAGCAACGAGGATCCTGCTTGAATAGCTGAAGCCCGTCGTCGGCACGATATAACTGCGCATTT
Protein-coding sequences here:
- a CDS encoding NAD(P)/FAD-dependent oxidoreductase — protein: MAQHTIVGGGIIGLMCAYYLSEAGRQVTVIDRLVPGDDGQASYGNAGVLAVGSVMPLGEPGLIWQGLKMLVTADSSLSIPWRYRLAIMPWLVRLLRESSAHRQDQNAQAISKLNALSNRNWRALISDLNLQDEFRDSGWLKLFESDAAMAAMATQKPYLDAVGLSYQQLTADEVRQLEPSLGHQFRHGMLQSQAQTIRQPHRLLIRLADQLQRRGVIFLQGEAREIKPEADQFVVTGPDLKHRCSALTVCAGAWSQRLLATLGDTFPLETERGYHLQFSGHSELSRSVMHMEKHLVLSPMDDGLRMTAGVELAGLDAPADFAWVRRKVAIARQILPSVDFTEQSTWLGFRPSLPDSVPVIGAHPRWPNLTLAFGHGHLGMTQSAATGHLLAQTIQGLPSDIPIGPYRADRF
- a CDS encoding DUF934 domain-containing protein — translated: MHHLIKDGVRIAHDPWQILAGDYSANLPNGSLLPVSLWTERGPELCQATAELGVYIRENEDLSGLIDYLPTIAVVAFQFGKVADGRAFSYARQLREQFGYSGEIRATGDFMPDQVGYLERCGFNAFACRSAAEQQTALLIRAALPVNYQADVQQSQPLFRRR
- a CDS encoding nitrite/sulfite reductase is translated as MYVYDSYDQQIVDQRVAQFREQTERFLTGDLKPEEFLPLRLQNGLYVQRHAPMLRIAVPYGLMSARQLRTIADVSRQFDKGYVHFTTRQNIQLNWPALEDVPDILAELAAVQMHAIQTSGNCIRNTTTDQFAGVMPDEVEDPRPWCEIIRQWSTLHPEFAYLPRKFKIAVNAATTTDRAAIRFHDIGLQLVKNADGVVGFQVFVGGGLGRTPLPGQEIRAFLPKEDLLTYLEAILRVYNLNGRRDNKYKARIKILVKALGIDAFKAMVEEQWQVNKGGAATLTDAEIDRVGQFFTDPNYAALTDQSDLLGQQRFAHDGFNKWLSYNVEAHKQPGYAAVTLALKKTGYAPGDATAEQLDVVADLADQYSFGELRVSHQQNLILADVKQADLLILWQRLDQLGFADPTVGTLNDVICCPGGDFCALANAKSIPIAEAIQLQFDDLDYLHDLGNIDLNISGCMNACGHHHIGHIGILGVDKKGEEFYQVSLGGDSGIDGRVGKILGPSVKADHITEVVQQVIDVFLAQRQPQEPFIDVVQRIGLTPFKEAVYAPSH